The nucleotide window GGGAACCCGTTGAGCGTGACGACCTCGAGGCCGCGGCGGTCCAGTTCGGCCCGCAGGGAGCGCAGGGCGGCGGGGTCGTTGATCAGGGTGCGGGCGGCGTCCTTCGCGAGCCACAGGCCGATGCCCAGCCGGTCGCGGCCCAGGCGCCTGCGTACCGGTTCGCAGTGGTCTCGCAGTTGCGCCCGCACACCGTCGAGGGTCTCGGCGGGGTGCACGTTGGTGCAGTACGCGAGGTGGACGGTGGTGCCGTCGGAGTGGCGGAAGCGCATCGCTTCACTCCCCTCCGCGCAGGATGGAGTTCCCCTCGTGCAGCGGGTCGGGGGCATCGACGTCGAGCTGGAGTCGGCCGCTCTGCCCGTAGAAGGCGACCGGGTTGCGCCAGAGGACCTGGTCGACGTCGTCCTCGGTGAAGCCGGCCTTCAGCATCGCGTCGGCGACGTCGCGGGTCTTCAGCGGGTCGCTCCGGCCCCAGTCGGCGGCCGAGTTGACGATGATCTTCTCGGTGCCGTACGTCCGGAGGATCGTGACCATGCGGTCCTCGTCCATCTTGGTGTCCGGGTAGATGGAGAAACCGGCCCAACAGCCACTGTCGGTGGCGTCCTTCACGGTCGTCTCATTGAGGTGATCGAGCAGCACCCGCTCCGGGGGAAGGTGGGATTCGCGGATGACGTCGATGGTGCGGTGCAGACCGGCGAGCTTGTCGCGGTGCGGAGTGTGGACGAGGGCGGGCAGACCGTGGTCCGCGGCGAGCTGGAGCTGTGTGGCCAGGGCGATGTCCTCGGCCGGGGTCATGGAGTCGTAGCCGATCTCGCCGACGGCGACGACGGAGTCCTTCACGAGGTAGCGGGGCAGGGCGTCGAGGACCGGGACACAGCGGGGGTCGTTCGCCTCCTTGGGGTTGAGAGCCAGCGCGCAGTGGTGGGCTATGCCGTACTGGGAGGCGCGGAAGGGCTCCCAGCCGAGCAGCGCGTCGAAGTAGTCGAAGAAGCTGGCGGGCGCGGTGCGGGGCTGGCCGAGCCAGAAGGAGGGCTCGACCAGTGCGCGGACACCCGCGTCGTACATGGCCCGGTAGTCGTCCGTGGTGCGGGAGGTCATATGGATGTGGGGGTCGAAGATGCGCATCAGGACTCCTCCGGGGGGACCGAGGGGGCGGGAGCGGTGAAGCTGAGTACGTGCGCGAGACCCGCGGGGACGTCACGCCCGGCCGCGGTGCGTTCGGCGGCGAAGTCGGTCAGCATCCGGGCGAGTTCGGCGTCGCCCCGTGACCGGCGGGCCAGTGCGTCGACGCGGTCCACGGGGACTCCGGTGAAGAGACACTTGAGAACGGCGTGGCGCCACTGGTGCGCGTCGAGGTGCGCGGCGGCGTACGGGCCGACGGCGGCCGCGACGAGCCGGGTGTCGTTGGTACGCAGGGCGTCCTCGACGAGTGGCAGGGCGGCGGCGCC belongs to Streptomyces finlayi and includes:
- a CDS encoding TatD family hydrolase; its protein translation is MRIFDPHIHMTSRTTDDYRAMYDAGVRALVEPSFWLGQPRTAPASFFDYFDALLGWEPFRASQYGIAHHCALALNPKEANDPRCVPVLDALPRYLVKDSVVAVGEIGYDSMTPAEDIALATQLQLAADHGLPALVHTPHRDKLAGLHRTIDVIRESHLPPERVLLDHLNETTVKDATDSGCWAGFSIYPDTKMDEDRMVTILRTYGTEKIIVNSAADWGRSDPLKTRDVADAMLKAGFTEDDVDQVLWRNPVAFYGQSGRLQLDVDAPDPLHEGNSILRGGE